The following are encoded in a window of Primulina eburnea isolate SZY01 chromosome 4, ASM2296580v1, whole genome shotgun sequence genomic DNA:
- the LOC140830136 gene encoding uncharacterized mitochondrial protein AtMg00860-like, whose translation MSVDSKKVEAIKDWPQPKTVTEVSSFLGLDGYYRKFVEGFSSIAIPLTKHTQKNSKFIWNEACERSFEILKTRLEDGKNFTIYSDASKGGLGCVLMQEGQVIAICLTAIETL comes from the coding sequence ATGTCAGTAGACTCTAAGAAGGTGGAAGCAATCAAGGATTGGCCACAACCAAAGACAGTGACTGAAGTAAgtagttttctgggtttagatGGCTACTATAGAAAATTTGTGGAAGGATTCTCTTCGATAGCCATCCCACTCACCAAACATACtcagaaaaattcgaaatttatttGGAATGAAGCGTGTGAAAGAAGTTTTGAGATCCTGAAGACAAGACTCGAAGATGGTAAGAATTTCACTATATACAGTGATGCTTCAAAGGGAGGATTAgggtgtgtgcttatgcaaGAGGGTCAGGTAATTGCTATTTGCCTCACGGCAATTGAAACCCTATGA